One genomic window of Cricetulus griseus strain 17A/GY chromosome 3, alternate assembly CriGri-PICRH-1.0, whole genome shotgun sequence includes the following:
- the Palb2 gene encoding partner and localizer of BRCA2 isoform X10 codes for MGKPKVPLTPSASPTPLLPPYLKEKLAFLKKEYSKTLARLKRAKRAEKVKNSKKAIEDCVSHQETSPQLSRSEPINEGSPCDTVQINHLDKETGENISVILDVEPQPFNHKNDQEVLYTQRAGDIQEQFPYVINSPDGKKGQDTLPGRAKKRWKKTSVSQEKEDLFDINSLMLPDKQGKTQEAISSKSPRSPITEKICLLNLKSKTPDPPALDTEIDGERLLVPLSGKSERDIDIPLKGNNVSMETTVPSWAMSDNNHSQHLEHTPPNSDCKIPTQSPASSINLEAQGRKITIFTDNPVVNKAVSASDQLPGSPISEAINSCSVSDLTHSNLPANTTQNFKSLKSPGNIVDERNETLQADEILGSSKSFSPVAVSPPATESQIHSCTMLEGLPFPAEYYVRTTRHMSDYQRKIALEAVIQSHLGVKKKGLKNKRKATKNVVLSSEETDQSESSMLDTCTGQSSSGSPSQELISSAEVSSPTTPAEADSHPGRRHRGKQKSVRVSTLDRQLLFPPYSTLGINMSKGKFTKHKCQDGKVVIHDFELPDEDFGPLKLKKLKSYSEKLIEPPNLKNYGERLPWERNHATLEELQIDSEMEDLKEELPAPSREEQHPGPTLKRKPTSKGLSSSVLLFTPTDTAAPNYSGRSTAYLCSPAFPVLGVTPAFASQATSENVATEIRQTCSTSQPSHLGDTSRLANNKQCNSSASSPKLDTNLHVSGRQGQPACDSDSGPQATPLPIESFTFRENQLCGNACLKLHEYSTEQTEITDLPACDSWNPGSLHLVSKFKVRRISC; via the exons ATGGGTAAACCTAAAGTCCCCTTGACACCTTCCGCCTCTCCCACCCCACTTCTGCCCCCTTAC TTGAAGGAAAAATTAGCATTTTTGAAAAAGGAATACAGCAAGACACTTGCTCGTCTTAAG CGTGCCAAAAGAGCTGAGAAGGTTAAGAACTCTAAGAAAGCAATAGAAGATTGTGTGTCCCATCAGGAAACCTCCCCACAGCTAAGCCGCTCTG AACCTATAAATGAAGGCTCTCCTTGTGATACGGTACAAATCAACCATCTTGATAAGGAAACTGGAGAAAACATCTCTGTGATACTTGATGTTGAACCTCAGCCCTTTAACCATAAAAATGACCAAGAAGTACTATATACACAAAGAGCAGGCGACATCCAAGAACAATTTCCATATGTCATCAACAGCCCTGATGGTAAAAAAGGGCAGGATACACTGCCAGGGAGAGCAAAGAAGCGGTGGAAGAAAACATCTGTTTCACAGGAGAAAGAGGATCTGTTTGACATTAATTCTCTCATGCTCCCTGACAAGCAAGGAAAGACACAGGAAGCAATCAGTAGCAAGAGTCCTAGGTCCCCAATAACTGAAAAGATTTGCCTTTTAAATCTGAAGTCTAAAACTCCTGACCCTCCAGCCCTTGATACAGAAATTGATGGAGAGCGTTTATTAGTTCCATTATCTGGCAAATCAGAAAGGGATATTGATATACCTTTAAAGGGAAACAATGTCTCCATGGAGACTACAGTTCCTTCATGGGCTATGTCAGACAACAATCATAGTCAACACCTTGAGCATACACCTCCTAACAGTGACTGCAAAATTCCTACTCAGAGCCCAGCTTCATCCATAAACCTGGAGGCACAAGGCAGAAAAATTACTATATTTACAGATAACCCAGTAGTAAATAAAGCTGTGAGTGCCAGTGATCAGCTCCCAGGAAGTCCTATTTCAGAGGCAATTAATTCATGTTCTGTAAGTGATCTTACTCACAGTAACTTGCCAGCAAATACTACCCAaaactttaaatctttaaaatctcCTGGTAACATTGTTGATGAAAGAAACGAGACTCTTCAAGCAGATGAAATTCTAGGTTCATCTAAGAGCTTCAGCCCAGTAGCAGTCTCTCCTCCTGCCACAGAAAGTCAAATACATTCTTGTACAATGCTTGAAGGCCTTCCGTTTCCTGCAGAATACTACGTTAGAACTACCCGTCATATGTCAGACTATCAGAGAAAAATAGCTCTGGAAGCTGTAATTCAAAGTCACTTGGGTGTCAAGAAGAAAgggcttaaaaataaaaggaaagcaacTAAGAATGTAGTCCTCTCCAGTGAAGAAACAGACCAAAGTGAAAGTAGTATGTTGGACACATGCACAGGACAGTCCAGTTCAGGAAGTCCTTCTCAGGAACTAATCTCATCAGCTGAGGTCAGCTCTCCCACAACACCTGCTGAAGCTGACAGCCATCCTGGTAGaagacacagaggaaaacaaaaatcagtccGAGTCTCCACACTGGATCGTCAGCTGCTTTTCCCTCCTTACAGCACATTGGGTATAAACATGTCCAAGGGCAAATTCACCAAGCATAAGTGTCAGGATGGAAAAGTGGTTATTCATG ACTTCGAGTTACCTGATGAAGACTTTGGGCCTCTTAAGCTTAAAAAGTTGAAGTCCTACTCAGAAAAGCTGATTGAGCCTCCTAACTTAAAAAACTATGGAGAGAGGCTTCCTTGGGAAAGAAATCATGCCACTCTGGAGGAACTGCAAATAGATTCAGAAATGGAGGACTTGAAAGAGGAACTCCCTGCTCCATCAAGAGAGGAACAGCATCCAGGGCCAACCCTGAAAAGGAAGCCTACCAGCAAGGGCCTTTCTTCATCCGTGCTGCTTTTCACTCCTACAGATACGGCTGCACCTAACTACAGTGGCAGATCTACTGCCTACCTGTGTTCACCTGCTTTCCCTGTCTTAGGCGTGACTCCagcttttgcctcccaagcaaCCAGTGAGAATGTAGCCACTGAAATTAGGCAGACTTGCTCTACATCCCAGCCTTCTCACTTGGGAGACACAAGCAGACTTGCTAATAACAAACAATGCAACAGTTCAGCCAGCTCACCAAAACTGGATACCAACCTGCATGTGTCAGGTAGGCAAGGACAACCTGCCTGTGACAGTGACTCTGGCCCCCAAGCAACACCTCTACCCATTGAGTCATTCACTTTCAGAGAAAATCAGCTCTGTGGAAATGCATGCCTCAAGTTACATGAATATTCCACTGAACAG ACTGAAATCACAGACCTCCCTGCTTGTGACAGCTGGAACCCCGGCAGCCTACACTTGGTCTCAAAGTTCAAGGTTAGAAGAATATCCTGTTAA
- the Palb2 gene encoding partner and localizer of BRCA2 isoform X12, which translates to MEDLKEELPAPSREEQHPGPTLKRKPTSKGLSSSVLLFTPTDTAAPNYSGRSTAYLCSPAFPVLGVTPAFASQATSENVATEIRQTCSTSQPSHLGDTSRLANNKQCNSSASSPKLDTNLHVSGRQGQPACDSDSGPQATPLPIESFTFRENQLCGNACLKLHEYSTEQTEITDLPACDSWNPGSLHLVSKFKNPSSSCSVDVSAVWWERAGVKEPCIITACEDVVSLWKPLDTLQWEKVHTWQFTEVPVLQIVPVPDVYNLICVALGNLEIREIRALLCSSGDESEKQVLLKSGNIKAVLGLTKRRLVSSIGTFCNQQIQIMTFAEDGGSKDEQLLMPPDETILTFAEVQGMQDALLGTTTVNNIVIWNLKTGQLLKKVHIDDSYQASICHRAYSEMGLLFVVLSHPCAKESQAFGSPMFQLLVINPKTAQSVRVLLCCLPQGQAGRFLEGDVKDHIAAAVLTSGTIAIWDLLLGHCTAVLPPVSDQNWSLVKWSGTDSHLLAGQKDGNIFIYRYF; encoded by the exons ATGGAGGACTTGAAAGAGGAACTCCCTGCTCCATCAAGAGAGGAACAGCATCCAGGGCCAACCCTGAAAAGGAAGCCTACCAGCAAGGGCCTTTCTTCATCCGTGCTGCTTTTCACTCCTACAGATACGGCTGCACCTAACTACAGTGGCAGATCTACTGCCTACCTGTGTTCACCTGCTTTCCCTGTCTTAGGCGTGACTCCagcttttgcctcccaagcaaCCAGTGAGAATGTAGCCACTGAAATTAGGCAGACTTGCTCTACATCCCAGCCTTCTCACTTGGGAGACACAAGCAGACTTGCTAATAACAAACAATGCAACAGTTCAGCCAGCTCACCAAAACTGGATACCAACCTGCATGTGTCAGGTAGGCAAGGACAACCTGCCTGTGACAGTGACTCTGGCCCCCAAGCAACACCTCTACCCATTGAGTCATTCACTTTCAGAGAAAATCAGCTCTGTGGAAATGCATGCCTCAAGTTACATGAATATTCCACTGAACAG ACTGAAATCACAGACCTCCCTGCTTGTGACAGCTGGAACCCCGGCAGCCTACACTTGGTCTCAAAGTTCAAG AACCCTTCTAGTTCCTGTTCTGTGGATGTGAGTGCCGTGTGGTGGGAAAGAGCTGGTGTTAAGGAACCATGTATCATAACTGCTTGTGAAGATGTAGTTTCTCTTTGGAAGCCCTTGGATACTTTGCAGTGGGAAAAAGTTCATACCTGGCAATTCACAGAG GTTCCAGTGTTACAAATAGTTCCGGTGCCTGATGTTTATAATCTCATATGTGTGGCTTTGGGAAATTTGGAAATCAGAGAAATCAG GGCATTGCTGTGCTCCTCTGGTGATGAAAGTGAAAAGCAAGTACTACTGAAAtctggaaatataaaagctgTGCTTGGCTTGACAAAGAGAAGACTAGTTAGTAGCATTGGAACCTTTTGCAATCAACAAATACAAATCATGACATTTGCTGAAGATGGAGG TAGCAAAGATGAACAGCTTTTGATGCCCCCTGATGAGACTATATTGACTTTTGCTGAAGTCCAGGGGATGCAGGATGCTCTGCTTGGTACCACCACTGTGAACAACATTGTGATCTG GAATTTAAAGACTGGCCAACTCCTGAAAAAGGTGCACATTGATGACTCTTACCAAGCTTCGATCTGTCACAGAGCCTATTCTGAGATG GGGCTCCTGTTTGTTGTTCTGAGTCATCCTTGTGCCAAAGAGAGCCAGGCCTTTGGAAGCCCCATGTTTCAGCTTCTGGTGATTAACCCTAAGACAGCTCAGAGTGTGCGTGTTCTGCTATGCTGTCTTCCTCAAGGGCAGGCTGGAAG GTTCCTGGAAGGGGATGTGAAAGATCACATTGCAGCAGCAGTCCTGACTTCTGGGACAATTGCCATTTGGGACTTGCTTTTGGGTCACTGCACTGCTGTCCTCCCACCTGTCTCTGATCAGAATTGGTCTTTGGTTAAATGGTCAGGTACAGACTCTCATTTGCTAGCTGGACAAAAGGATGGAAATATATTCATATACCGCTACTTTTAA
- the Palb2 gene encoding partner and localizer of BRCA2 isoform X14: protein MCQTEITDLPACDSWNPGSLHLVSKFKNPSSSCSVDVSAVWWERAGVKEPCIITACEDVVSLWKPLDTLQWEKVHTWQFTEVPVLQIVPVPDVYNLICVALGNLEIREIRALLCSSGDESEKQVLLKSGNIKAVLGLTKRRLVSSIGTFCNQQIQIMTFAEDGGSKDEQLLMPPDETILTFAEVQGMQDALLGTTTVNNIVIWNLKTGQLLKKVHIDDSYQASICHRAYSEMGLLFVVLSHPCAKESQAFGSPMFQLLVINPKTAQSVRVLLCCLPQGQAGRFLEGDVKDHIAAAVLTSGTIAIWDLLLGHCTAVLPPVSDQNWSLVKWSGTDSHLLAGQKDGNIFIYRYF, encoded by the exons ATGTGTCAG ACTGAAATCACAGACCTCCCTGCTTGTGACAGCTGGAACCCCGGCAGCCTACACTTGGTCTCAAAGTTCAAG AACCCTTCTAGTTCCTGTTCTGTGGATGTGAGTGCCGTGTGGTGGGAAAGAGCTGGTGTTAAGGAACCATGTATCATAACTGCTTGTGAAGATGTAGTTTCTCTTTGGAAGCCCTTGGATACTTTGCAGTGGGAAAAAGTTCATACCTGGCAATTCACAGAG GTTCCAGTGTTACAAATAGTTCCGGTGCCTGATGTTTATAATCTCATATGTGTGGCTTTGGGAAATTTGGAAATCAGAGAAATCAG GGCATTGCTGTGCTCCTCTGGTGATGAAAGTGAAAAGCAAGTACTACTGAAAtctggaaatataaaagctgTGCTTGGCTTGACAAAGAGAAGACTAGTTAGTAGCATTGGAACCTTTTGCAATCAACAAATACAAATCATGACATTTGCTGAAGATGGAGG TAGCAAAGATGAACAGCTTTTGATGCCCCCTGATGAGACTATATTGACTTTTGCTGAAGTCCAGGGGATGCAGGATGCTCTGCTTGGTACCACCACTGTGAACAACATTGTGATCTG GAATTTAAAGACTGGCCAACTCCTGAAAAAGGTGCACATTGATGACTCTTACCAAGCTTCGATCTGTCACAGAGCCTATTCTGAGATG GGGCTCCTGTTTGTTGTTCTGAGTCATCCTTGTGCCAAAGAGAGCCAGGCCTTTGGAAGCCCCATGTTTCAGCTTCTGGTGATTAACCCTAAGACAGCTCAGAGTGTGCGTGTTCTGCTATGCTGTCTTCCTCAAGGGCAGGCTGGAAG GTTCCTGGAAGGGGATGTGAAAGATCACATTGCAGCAGCAGTCCTGACTTCTGGGACAATTGCCATTTGGGACTTGCTTTTGGGTCACTGCACTGCTGTCCTCCCACCTGTCTCTGATCAGAATTGGTCTTTGGTTAAATGGTCAGGTACAGACTCTCATTTGCTAGCTGGACAAAAGGATGGAAATATATTCATATACCGCTACTTTTAA